Proteins co-encoded in one Papaver somniferum cultivar HN1 chromosome 5, ASM357369v1, whole genome shotgun sequence genomic window:
- the LOC113278868 gene encoding cytochrome P450 71A9-like, whose protein sequence is MYWREIRKTAILELLSAKRILSYRAVRKDEVALLIDSIYKSSSSSVPVNLSETFVCFMNNVVCQVAFGGVKYCLGESGDAGKNKFYVMLRELQNLFAGFSIADFFPLMGWIHKFNGLDTRIKKSCRKLDEFFNKVIDEHINADKSSKPDAEDLDIFVAGTDTSAVTLVWTMTELMRNPTAMKRAQEDVRTKVGTKDFVEENDLHKLGYVTLVIKEALRLHPPLPLLLPRETREDCTIKGYDIPMKTRVIINAATISKDPKYWEDPEKFRPERFLDYNVDARGQNFEFIPFGGGRRGCPGMNFSIVLVELVLANLLHCFDWKMPPGMKAEGYARSLRTHTT, encoded by the exons ATGTACTGGAGAGAAATCAGAAAGACAGCAATCTTGGAACTATTAAGTGCCAAGAGAATTCTATCGTATCGAGCTGTGAGGAAAGACGAGGTCGCTTTACTGATTGATTCGAtatataaatcttcatcttcttctgttcCTGTTAATCTAAGTGAGACTTTTGTTTGTTTTATGAATAACGTGGTGTGCCAAGTTGCTTTTGGCGGGGTGAAGTACTGTCTTGGAGAAAGTGGTGATGCTGGCAAGAATAAGTTTTACGTAATGCTTCGGGAGTTACAGAACTTGTTTGCCGGATTCAGTATTGCAGATTTCTTCCCTTTGATGGGTTGGATCCACAAGTTTAACGGCTTGGACACAAGAATTAAAAAGAGTTGCAGGAAATTGGATGAATTCTTTAACAAAGTAATCGACGAACATATCAATGCAGATAAATCATCAAAACCGGACGCAGAGGATCTT GATATATTTGTTGCAGGAACTGATACTTCAGCGGTAACACTAGTTTGGACTATGACAGAACTGATGAGGAACCCAACAGCGATGAAGCGAGCACAAGAAGATGTCCGAACGAAAGTCGGAACTAAAGATTTTGTAGAGGAAAATGATCTTCATAAACTGGGTTACGTGACACTAGTGATAAAAGAAGCACTGAGACTTCATCCTCCATTGCCATTACTACTTCCAAGGGAGACTAGAGAAGATTGCACAATCAAAGGATACGACATTCCAATGAAAACAAGGGTCATCATCAATGCAGCAACAATTTCTAAGGATCCAAAATATTGGGAAGACCCAGAAAAATTCCGGCCTGAAAGATTTTTAGATTATAATGTAGATGCTCGAGGACAAAATTTCGAGTTCATACCATTTGGAGGTGGACGGAGAGGTTGTCCTGGTATGAACTTTTCGATAGTGCTTGTTGAGCTGGTCCTTGCGAACTTACTTCATTGTTTTGATTGGAAAATGCCTCCGGGGATGAAAGCTGAGGGATATGCAAGAAGCCTACGGACTCACACCACATAA